The bacterium genome has a window encoding:
- a CDS encoding Ku protein, with the protein MATSVWTGTISFGLVSIPVKMFTATASHDVSFNLLHNECRGRINLQNYCPQCERVVERSELIKGYQYEKNQYAIVTEEDIKSVKPESSSILDILKFVEINEIDPIYFERTYYVGADKGSEKAFALLARAMEDMGKAAVGRLVMRNHEYLVLIRPGMDGLLVHTMLYSDEIRENEFRVSKDTELRAKELDLAKQLIESLSEPLNIEEFKNEYISKMEEMLEAKIHGRKLTVVTPTQRPKVTDLMDALQKSVQMARDNKPMARVEDRKKLRKAR; encoded by the coding sequence ATGGCGACATCAGTATGGACAGGAACAATATCTTTCGGGCTGGTTTCAATTCCCGTCAAAATGTTTACGGCGACAGCTTCTCATGATGTTTCATTTAATCTTTTGCACAATGAATGCCGGGGCCGAATCAACTTACAGAACTACTGTCCGCAATGCGAGCGCGTTGTGGAACGTTCTGAGCTGATCAAAGGGTATCAGTACGAAAAGAACCAGTACGCCATTGTCACGGAAGAGGACATAAAGTCAGTCAAACCGGAATCCAGCTCGATTCTGGATATTTTGAAATTTGTGGAAATCAACGAGATTGATCCTATCTATTTCGAGCGCACTTACTATGTAGGCGCAGATAAGGGGAGCGAAAAAGCCTTCGCGCTGTTGGCCAGAGCGATGGAAGATATGGGGAAAGCCGCGGTCGGAAGATTGGTGATGAGGAACCATGAATACCTTGTCTTGATTCGTCCCGGTATGGATGGATTGCTTGTTCATACAATGCTCTATTCGGACGAGATCCGCGAGAACGAATTTCGGGTCAGTAAAGACACGGAGCTGAGGGCAAAAGAGCTGGATCTGGCCAAGCAATTGATTGAAAGCCTTTCGGAGCCATTGAATATCGAAGAGTTCAAAAACGAATACATTAGTAAGATGGAAGAGATGCTGGAAGCAAAAATTCATGGACGGAAACTGACCGTGGTAACGCCGACTCAGCGTCCCAAAGTGACCGATTTGATGGACGCGCTGCAAAAGAGTGTGCAGATGGCGCGGGATAATAAACCGATGGCCCGGGTAGAAGATCGGAAGAAACTCAGAAAAGCAAGATGA
- a CDS encoding polyhydroxyalkanoic acid system family protein: MPTINLAVPHSLKPEEAVRRIKNLVTDIKAQFADKVTDVKEEWTGANGAFGFKVMGFDISGTVRVDTREVQIQSSLPFAALPFKSRIEMVIQEKAKQLLA, translated from the coding sequence ATGCCAACGATTAATCTGGCTGTTCCCCATTCCTTGAAACCCGAAGAGGCCGTGCGCCGCATCAAAAATCTTGTGACCGATATCAAGGCGCAGTTTGCTGACAAAGTGACAGATGTGAAGGAAGAATGGACCGGCGCCAACGGTGCATTTGGCTTTAAGGTTATGGGCTTCGATATCTCCGGAACAGTCCGGGTCGATACCCGTGAAGTCCAAATTCAAAGCAGTTTGCCTTTCGCAGCATTACCTTTCAAAAGCCGGATCGAAATGGTCATTCAGGAAAAGGCCAAACAATTGCTTGCATAG
- a CDS encoding O-antigen ligase family protein: MKRFSLHQFYKDSVATRFLDRAIITLVCLLILLVPLPFGSVEPRSIFWMEIAAGLCFLLWLTKLLFLGDPEYLSLFRQHQKEEREAYLRTPYFHRHPFAGLILQVLTFGKWPRKYEATNLVEETSPEPRLQTKFYSVFRYPVRNTKFELLALALLSVLVFQVLPLPHFVSKILSPQTAHLYETAAQAAETKISFHPISLDAFLTFSKLLEYTAYFFLYLVIINGVPSNDYYRFILIAVLGSAAFQAAYGLSEFYTGHQHIFAFKKKVNFDVATGTFINRNHYATYLEMSLPLLFALIAGYLHQAGRGVWRSLKERIGRVLENEGTKVLLLPLITMLIPVAIACSLSRSGILFTTVMVVTFFLLYGLLNKGLSRNLFVLLLFFLGAAVALGVIWEPLFARFAKISTEFTAERARLLLYRDTARIFLDFPIAGTGAGTFMQMFPMYRSFIANDIYRYAHNDYLQFLSEYGIVMLFLFAGLFLLILRRLRNLMKRSISRILLIQLGAFCSLVSLGLHSLTDFGIQIPAIAINSVVILALFWRTPGAEDKTS; this comes from the coding sequence TTGAAACGCTTCTCATTGCATCAATTTTATAAGGATAGTGTTGCGACCAGATTTCTGGATCGAGCCATTATCACCCTCGTTTGTTTGCTGATTTTGCTGGTCCCCCTGCCATTTGGTTCGGTCGAACCGCGATCCATCTTCTGGATGGAAATAGCGGCCGGCCTCTGCTTTCTCCTATGGTTGACGAAACTGCTTTTCCTGGGAGATCCGGAGTATCTATCGTTGTTCCGGCAGCATCAGAAGGAAGAACGGGAGGCGTATCTTCGCACTCCTTATTTTCATCGACATCCCTTTGCGGGCCTGATACTGCAAGTTCTTACTTTTGGAAAGTGGCCGAGAAAATACGAAGCTACAAACCTTGTGGAAGAGACAAGTCCGGAGCCACGGCTACAGACGAAATTCTACTCGGTCTTCAGGTATCCTGTCCGCAACACAAAATTTGAATTGCTGGCGCTTGCGTTACTGAGTGTTCTCGTTTTTCAGGTACTCCCTTTACCGCATTTTGTCAGCAAGATTCTTTCGCCTCAAACAGCTCATCTTTACGAAACAGCGGCTCAGGCAGCGGAAACGAAAATCTCATTTCATCCGATTTCCCTCGATGCATTTCTCACTTTTTCGAAATTGTTGGAGTACACAGCTTATTTTTTTCTTTACCTGGTGATCATTAACGGAGTTCCGTCAAATGATTACTATCGTTTCATTCTCATAGCAGTGCTCGGTTCGGCCGCATTTCAGGCGGCTTACGGTCTCTCGGAATTTTACACGGGACATCAGCACATTTTTGCTTTTAAGAAAAAAGTGAATTTCGACGTTGCGACCGGAACATTTATTAACCGAAATCACTACGCTACCTATCTGGAAATGTCACTCCCGTTACTTTTTGCTCTCATCGCCGGATATCTTCATCAGGCCGGCAGGGGAGTCTGGCGGTCCCTAAAAGAAAGAATCGGTAGAGTTCTGGAAAATGAGGGAACCAAGGTCCTGCTACTGCCTCTCATAACGATGCTCATACCGGTTGCCATCGCTTGTTCGTTATCCAGAAGCGGAATCTTATTCACCACTGTGATGGTTGTAACGTTTTTCTTGTTATATGGCTTACTCAATAAGGGTCTTTCTCGAAATCTTTTCGTTCTTTTGTTGTTCTTTCTTGGCGCAGCCGTTGCTCTTGGTGTGATCTGGGAGCCATTGTTTGCGCGGTTTGCAAAAATTTCAACTGAATTTACAGCGGAAAGAGCCCGGCTATTGTTATATCGCGACACTGCTCGAATCTTTCTGGATTTCCCCATAGCCGGAACCGGCGCAGGAACGTTTATGCAAATGTTTCCCATGTATAGAAGCTTCATCGCCAATGACATTTACCGGTACGCGCATAATGATTACCTGCAGTTTTTATCTGAATATGGAATTGTCATGCTCTTCCTCTTTGCGGGCTTGTTTCTATTAATATTGCGCCGCTTGCGTAATCTAATGAAAAGGTCAATCAGCCGCATTCTGCTGATCCAATTGGGAGCTTTTTGTTCCCTGGTAAGCCTGGGATTGCACAGTCTGACCGATTTCGGAATCCAAATCCCTGCGATTGCGATCAACAGTGTAGTGATCCTGGCCTTATTCTGGAGAACACCAGGTGCCGAAGACAAAACCAGCTAA
- a CDS encoding aminotransferase class I/II-fold pyridoxal phosphate-dependent enzyme — protein sequence MPNHSRIYLSPPHMSGIEFEFVKDAFESNWIAPLGPHVDAFEKEFAQYLNVPYTAALSSGTAGLHIAMRLTGVQPGDEVICPTFSFCSSANAIVYEGGRPVFIDSEEKSWNIDPGLLAEELSECARKGKLPKAIVTVDLYGQCADYQKILEISRHYDVPVIEDAAEALGATYGDQKAGAFGKMAVFSFNGNKIITTSGGGMLVSSDASLIERARFLATQARDPAPHYQHSTIGYNYRLSNILAAIGRGQLSVLNERIEARRRNFETYQKSLGTVPGIQFMPEASYGLCTRWLTCITIDAKAFGASREDVRLALEAENIEARPVWKPLHMQPVFSGYRMRGREVSEKIFQTGLCLPSGSQLSFLDQKRIIEIILKTGK from the coding sequence ATGCCGAATCATTCACGAATTTATCTGTCGCCACCGCATATGAGTGGCATCGAATTCGAATTTGTCAAAGACGCGTTTGAATCCAATTGGATAGCCCCTCTCGGGCCGCACGTAGACGCCTTTGAAAAAGAGTTTGCGCAATATTTGAACGTTCCTTACACTGCAGCCCTCTCATCGGGAACAGCGGGACTCCATATAGCAATGCGGTTGACCGGAGTTCAACCGGGCGATGAGGTGATTTGTCCCACATTCAGTTTTTGCTCCAGCGCGAATGCCATCGTTTATGAAGGCGGACGGCCCGTCTTTATCGATTCGGAAGAAAAATCCTGGAATATCGATCCCGGGCTTCTTGCCGAAGAGTTGTCCGAATGCGCACGGAAAGGAAAATTGCCGAAAGCGATTGTTACCGTTGATCTTTATGGTCAGTGCGCAGACTACCAGAAGATCCTGGAAATCAGCAGGCATTACGATGTTCCGGTCATTGAAGATGCGGCAGAAGCGCTCGGAGCAACTTATGGAGATCAAAAAGCCGGCGCTTTCGGAAAGATGGCTGTCTTTTCTTTTAATGGAAACAAAATCATCACCACATCAGGTGGCGGCATGCTGGTTTCCAGCGATGCGTCACTTATAGAACGCGCCCGTTTCCTGGCCACACAGGCAAGAGATCCGGCTCCCCATTATCAGCATTCGACGATTGGTTACAATTACCGGTTAAGCAATATTCTGGCCGCTATCGGCCGGGGACAACTCAGTGTTTTAAACGAGCGAATCGAAGCTCGTAGAAGGAATTTTGAAACATATCAGAAGTCTTTAGGAACGGTCCCCGGAATTCAATTCATGCCGGAGGCATCTTACGGGCTCTGTACTCGCTGGCTTACTTGTATTACAATCGATGCGAAAGCTTTCGGAGCAAGCCGTGAAGATGTTCGTTTGGCGCTGGAGGCTGAGAACATCGAAGCAAGGCCGGTGTGGAAGCCCCTTCACATGCAGCCTGTCTTTAGTGGGTATCGGATGCGGGGACGGGAGGTATCAGAAAAAATCTTTCAAACGGGACTCTGTCTGCCCAGTGGCTCCCAGCTTTCTTTTCTCGATCAGAAACGAATTATAGAAATTATTTTAAAAACCGGGAAATAA